In Vicia villosa cultivar HV-30 ecotype Madison, WI unplaced genomic scaffold, Vvil1.0 ctg.000477F_1_1_3, whole genome shotgun sequence, a single window of DNA contains:
- the LOC131628772 gene encoding uncharacterized protein LOC131628772 codes for MANSVTVNKKTTKHTFSCSFYHEDITPLVRLSTRVTGQNLDEFRKTYGHILLMLTTRIDEWGLYTLLQFYDSELRCFTFQDYQLAPTLEEYAHILQIKVQHKDNWKPNGGTHGFYVKFLMREAETLADKEKWKEFNALLAVMIYGLVMFPNIPNFVDLTAICLFMDQNPVPTLLADTYYAIHSRYGKKGSVGGCLPILYEWFSSHLPKSGAFVTTRDSQKWPQRIMGLTANDIVWYHLRTDIEQVITRCGSFGNVPLIGTKGVINYNPKLALRQLGFVLKDKPLDKEIFESVCFEKGTDPEGLEKVRSAWNKIHTEDRTTLGGKNAIAKKAYTEWVEERVKERLLPFPKVSPLYEQPPEILTATVPAEEYNQVHVENIRLREKGEDAKIKYFLVDQKRAELAHEVKMLRGGSSRVQKRARTEKGERATTVRIEDHQRVIEEAVKKAEEKLKREYREDLRAHKLRVEKEARAEVHQMVFLSD; via the exons ATGGCTAACAGTGTGACCGTCAACAAAAAGACTACGAAGCATACCTTCTCTTGCAGTTTCTACCATGAGGATATAACACCTTTGGTCCGATTGAGCACCCGAGTTACTGGGCAAAATTTGGATGAATTCAGAAAGACTTATGGCCACATTCTGCTTATGTTAACTACTCGTATTGATGAATGGGGTCTCTACACTCTTCTTCAGTTTTATGATTCAGAGCTGCGTTGCTTTACCTTTCAAGATTACCAACTAGCCCCTACCCTCGAAGAGTATGCACACATTCTTCAAATCAAAGTTCAACATAAG gataactggaagcctaatggtgggaCCCATGGATTCTATGTGAAATTTCTGATGAGGGAAGCTGAAACCCTTGCTGATAAGGAAAAgtggaaagaattcaatgctctccTGGCCGTCATGATCTATGGATTAGTGATGTTCCCGAATATTCCAAATTTTGTTGATCTCACTGCCATTTGTCTCTTCATGGATCAAAATCCTGTACCCACTCTGTTGGCCGACACTTATTATGCCATCCATTCTAGGTATGGAAAAAAGGGATCAGTTGGGGGTTGTTTGCCAATACTGTACGAATGGTTTTCTTCACATTTGCCTAAAAGCGGAGCATTTGTCACTACAAGAGATTCACAGAAGTGGCCCCAAAGGATTATGGGACTTACTGCAAATGATATTGTTTGGTATCACCTCCGAACGGACATTGAGCAAGTTATAACCAGATGTGGAAGTTTTGGCAATGTTCCTCTCATAGGGACAAAAGGAGTTATCAACTATAATCCGAAGCTAGCACTGCGCCAGTTGGGTTTTGTACTAAAGGACAAGCCTTTGGATAAAGAGATATTTGAGTCcgtttgttttgaaaaaggaaCCGATCCAGAAGGTTTGGAGAAAGTAAGGAGTGCGTGGAACAAAATTCATACAGAAGACCGAACTACCCTGGGGGGAAAGAATGCCATTGCTAAGAAAGCTTATACTGAATGGGTCGAAGAAAGAGTTAAGGAGCgtctgttgcctttcccgaaggttagccCTCTCTATGAACAACCACCTGAGATTTTAACTGCCACTGTACCAGCTGAGGAGTACAACCAAGTACATGTGGAGAATATCAGGTTGCGAGAAAAAGGGGAAGACGCTAAAATAAAGTACTTCTTGGTGGATCAgaaaagggctgaattagcacatgaggttaaaatgCTGAGAGGAGGATCTTCTAGAGTTCAAAAAAGGGCCAGAACTGAAAAGGGGGAAAGAGCTACCACTGTTCGTATTGAGGACCATCAAAGGGTTATAGAAGAAGCGGTGAAGAAAGCAGAAGAAAAGCTCAAGCGAGAGTACAGAGAAGACTTAAGGGCTCACAAGCTCAGAGtagagaaagaggctagggccgaa